Proteins from a single region of Nomascus leucogenys isolate Asia chromosome 2, Asia_NLE_v1, whole genome shotgun sequence:
- the C2H16orf54 gene encoding transmembrane protein C16orf54 homolog, which produces MPLTPEPPSGRVEGSPAWEAAPWPSLPCGPCIPIMLVLATLAALFILTTAVLAERLFRHGLHPDPSHRAPTLVWRPGGELWIEPMGTPRERSEDWYGSAVPLLTDRAPEPPTQVGALEARATAPPAPSAPNSAPSSLGPQPLPEVPARSTFWGPQPWEGRPPTTGLVSWAEPEQRPEASVQFGSPQARRQRPGSPDPEWGLQPRVTLEQISAFWKREGRTSVGF; this is translated from the coding sequence ATGCCGTTGACTCCAGAGCCGCCCTCTGGGCGCGTGGAGGGGTCCCCCGCATGGGAGGCAGCCCCATGGCCCTCACTGCCCTGTGGGCCCTGCATCCCCATCATGCTGGTCCTGGCCACCCTGGCTGCGCTTTTCATCCTCACCACCGCTGTGTTGGCTGAACGCCTGTTCCGCCACGGTCTCCACCCAGACCCCAGCCACCGTGCACCCACCCTGGTGTGGCGCCCAGGAGGAGAGCTGTGGATTGAGCCCATGGGCACCCCCCGAGAGCGCTCTGAGGACTGGTACGGCTCTGCGGTCCCCCTGCTGACAGACCGGGcccctgagcctcccacccaggTGGGCGCTTTGGAGGCCCGAGCAACCGCCCCACCTGCCCCCTCAGCCCCAAATTCTGCTCCCAGCTCCTTGGGCCCCCAGCCCCTACCAGAGGTCCCAGCCCGGAGCACCTTCTGGGGGCCCCAGCCCTGGGAGGGGAGGCCCCCCACCACAGGCCTGGTGAGCTGGGCTGAACCCGAGCAGAGGCCAGAGGCCAGCGTCCAGTTTGGGAGCCCCCAGGCCAGGAGGCAGCGGCCAGGGAGCCCGGATCCCGAGTGGGGCCTCCAGCCACGGGTCACCTTGGAGCAGATCTCAGCTTTCTGGAAGCGCGAAGGCCGGACCAGTGTGGGGTTCTGA